The following is a genomic window from Pseudomonadota bacterium.
TCCGAGACGAGCGCGATGCGTGGATCGCGGGGAAGGATCCCGAACCGGACATCCCAGCCGGTCGTCGCGATCGGGCAGGGCTCGTCGGTGCTCCACTTTGGAGGCTCATACAGTTTCGGGAGCAGGTAGCCGATGACGTGCGTGGAAAGATCGAGTCGGCGCTGGCCGACAGTCGGCTCCTCGATGCATGGGTCTCACCCGAGGGAGAGATTGCAATCGCTGAGAACGATTCGGATCTCCAGCTGATACTGGCTCCAGCGGCGACGGAACATGAACGCACGCTCGCGTCTCTGCTCGAACCGGATCCCGCTTCGGACGCCATGGGCCGCGAGACAGTCGAGACACTTCTCGGTTCCCTCACCATCGTTGAGCGCGACGCGCACGAGGCATCAGTTCCCGCGCGCGGGGTCCTCATCGGTATGGACGGCAGCTGGCAAACACCCCGACTTGCGGGTCGTGCTGCTGTCGGGCCGGCCCGGTATATTGGTGCCAGCTCGCGCGAGGCCACTCGGCGCGCGCGCATTGCAGACTTGGACCGCGGAATCGCGGTGCGCGAAGAGGAGCAACACGCCCTTCAATCTGAGCGCGACACGCTCACGGCACGGATTCAGCGGTGCAAGGAGGAGATGGGGTCCTTCCCACCGATCAAGGAGATCCAGGATGCCGAGCAAGACGCCGACCGGAAGCGCGTACGGATGGAGTCGGCGAGAGATCAGCTCGTCCAGGCAAACACTGCCCTCTCGAGCGTCAACGAGGAGGTGAAGGGACACCAACGAGCGCTTCATACCGCGGCGATGGGGCATAGCCTGCCTACGGATGCCGCAGGACTTGCCAAGGTCGAAGCCTGGCTGGGTAGCCTCCGAAACGCCGTGTTCGCATTTCAGGGATGCCACGAACGAGCTCAGTCGGCCAAGCGCGACGCTAGTCTCGCCGAAGACGTCGCGGTGGAGGCAAAGCGCGAGGCCGAACAGCGCTCAGTGACGGCGCGCACGCGCCGTGGCGAATTCGAGGAGGCTGCTAGTCGTTTTGCGGCCGTCGAGAAGGCGCTTGGCGCCGACTACAAAGAAGTGATGGGAGAGATTCGCGCGGTCACGGAGCGGCGCTCCGAGATCCAAGCGGAGCAAAAGAACCTGCGCGTGCAGCACAGCGAGGCTGTTGAGAAGAGGGGCTCGGCGGGCAACGCGGTGAATCAGGCGGAGGTGAAGCGCACGACCGCCGAGGCGCAACGTGCTCAGGCAGGTGAGGCCTTCGTTGCGCTGTGTCGCGACGGTCTCCCGACAGATGCCGCAATCGCTGATCCCCCCGTAGCTCAGACGCTGACGACTACTACCGCCATCCTCGATGCCGCCCGCCGGATCCGATCGTCCGGCGTGTTGCCCTCGATCCCGAGCGATGCGGACTTGGCGCGAATGTCCAACAACGTGATGGCCCGGCTTGGCGATGCCTCGCGACAACTCGCAGGGCGTGCGGATCTGAACTTCGAGGCAGGCGACCGTTTCTGGTCGGTCCTACGGGTGCGTCGCGAGGGCATTGTTGCGTCGTCGTCGGCGTTGCTCGAGGGGCTTCGCGAGGATCTCGAGGCCGCAAGATCGGAGCTGAGCCAAAAGCAGCAGGAGTTGTTCGAACAGATCCTGTCGGGGTCCGTTCGCGAGCACCTCAAGGGTCGGCTGTGGGCCGCACAGGCCCTCGTCGATAGGATCAACGGCCTTCTCGAGGAAGTTCGCACTGAATCCGGGGGCGTGCGGGTCAGTCTGAAATGGGAAATCAACCCAGACTTGAGCGAAGCAGGAGAGCTTCGACAGGCCAAGGAGCTACTCCTCCACGACTCGCCGGTCGCCCAGGGGCGATCACAGCTCGACGCGTTCCTCAGAGGGCGGATCGAGCGGGTTCGGGCGGCGGAAGACGACACCGGTGAATGGCGTGAACGTCTGGCTCGAATGCTGGACTACCGATCCTGGCACCGGTCCCGTGTGCTCGTGCACCACAACAGGTTCGGTGACAAGCCGCG
Proteins encoded in this region:
- a CDS encoding TIGR02680 family protein, with the protein product ALELLLPHLLDAKGLPGRLSTSGADRGGLWDRVSGYDEGEPRTGYLWLEFALDDERTFTAGVRLRAKPSGGGDKHWFTTPRRVAIDFSLLDEHRRPLSVEQLTEAVGAEGRVWGSDSSGYRQAIRTTLFPGWSDDRLDALIRTLLVVRKQNVIDGLSPTRLSDLLSEALPPLDDLELGRVADGFADLDRRRDHIAQLEKDVAESRRLSDANRGYARSVTARVVAEVVSATTAFDNVAREVRRLSDELARWKGRVQQLEEQEAALDTEDQGLAGRLDGLKSSEAYKHGAELENLQQAAQGAKRRAKEAEREATEARGRAETRRRKAKEAEDGHVLAEQQMRRSREELEDVAKSLGADMLEEVAADALASATNTWIDGRQNAIHEVRRQLHALDLAIERRKSAQKHQTDCEGRLSTAEDSLRVATRAADEARKTWRHAVSTWRTDARELHPYLGILDDPETALGMVTEARNSAQEPLLDRRSQIEQRSTALDAELQDLRDERDAWIAGKDPEPDIPAGRRDRAGLVGAPLWRLIQFREQVADDVRGKIESALADSRLLDAWVSPEGEIAIAENDSDLQLILAPAATEHERTLASLLEPDPASDAMGRETVETLLGSLTIVERDAHEASVPARGVLIGMDGSWQTPRLAGRAAVGPARYIGASSREATRRARIADLDRGIAVREEEQHALQSERDTLTARIQRCKEEMGSFPPIKEIQDAEQDADRKRVRMESARDQLVQANTALSSVNEEVKGHQRALHTAAMGHSLPTDAAGLAKVEAWLGSLRNAVFAFQGCHERAQSAKRDASLAEDVAVEAKREAEQRSVTARTRRGEFEEAASRFAAVEKALGADYKEVMGEIRAVTERRSEIQAEQKNLRVQHSEAVEKRGSAGNAVNQAEVKRTTAEAQRAQAGEAFVALCRDGLPTDAAIADPPVAQTLTTTTAILDAARRIRSSGVLPSIPSDADLARMSNNVMARLGDASRQLAGRADLNFEAGDRFWSVLRVRREGIVASSSALLEGLREDLEAARSELSQKQQELFEQILSGSVREHLKGRLWAAQALVDRINGLLEEVRTESGGVRVSLKWEINPDLSEAGELRQAKELLLHDSPVAQGRSQLDAFLRGRIERVRAAEDDTGEWRERLARMLDYRSWHRSRVLVHHNRFGDKPRALDSKKVSLSAGEKTIVMVLPLIAAVTAHYEPAPGDPPCVSPRLLLMDELFPKLDFPNKRKLMGLLPKLHLDAVFTSDKDRCEYDTLDGIAIHVCQKLGDDKTSTTRLVWNGSETRVATGNSGDGHGDDGGGRRAPLTRVKG